Proteins co-encoded in one Salvia splendens isolate huo1 chromosome 4, SspV2, whole genome shotgun sequence genomic window:
- the LOC121799099 gene encoding uncharacterized protein LOC121799099: MREKGKVAVEAFTADDPEFNYSAASELPCRKHPSSSSVGICAHCLKDRLVKLVCSECGEQRLSSCSCSDVSSSHRNSCSTMEVGSVGRVSFLIENDKTDQPPKPAREERSEQVIFLRRSASSCVEVKKTNGFWRIKRLFRKRRKGRGRSGEFSDEIWASDAMGVSRSRSLCSFRGGGGADEMMSDCALSSAKISDVTSGIFLDLDKQFGFLNDSEAPPRRGGFRGGDQFDRTYSLPNRSVFPAKESDFSAMDESAFIDLKVDLSAPETTEGCGRGGFANMKSCGGASGITMSDRGQKRGGVSHKVWKWIFKYPPANKKERK; encoded by the coding sequence ATGAGAGAGAAAGGCAAAGTGGCGGTTGAGGCTTTCACCGCCGACGATCCCGAATTCAACTACTCCGCCGCGTCGGAGCTGCCGTGCAGGAAGCATCCGAGTTCGTCGTCGGTGGGGATATGCGCTCACTGCCTCAAGGACAGGCTGGTGAAGCTGGTCTGCTCGGAATGCGGCGAGCAGCGTCTCTCTTCCTGCTCCTGCTCCGACGTCTCCTCCTCGCACCGCAACTCCTGCAGCACCATGGAGGTCGGCAGCGTCGGGAGAGTCTCGTTTCTAATCGAGAACGACAAGACCGATCAGCCTCCCAAGCCTGCGCGAGAGGAGAGATCGGAGCAGGTCATATTCCTGCGGCGGAGCGCCAGCAGCTGCGTCGAGGTGAAGAAGACCAACGGATTTTGGCGGATCAAGCGCCTGTTCCGAAAGAGGAGGAAGGGGCGGGGTAGAAGCGGCGAATTTTCCGACGAGATTTGGGCGTCCGACGCCATGGGGGTTTCTCGGTCGAGATCGCTCTGCAGTTTCAGAGGCGGCGGAGGCGCCGATGAGATGATGAGCGATTGCGCGCTGTCGAGCGCTAAAATCTCCGACGTCACGAGCGGGATCTTCCTCGATCTCGACAAGCAATTCGGATTCCTCAACGATTCGGAGGCGCCGCCGCGGCGGGGCGGCTTCAGAGGAGGCGATCAGTTTGATCGGACGTATAGCTTGCCGAACAGGAGCGTTTTTCCGGCGAAGGAGAGCGATTTCAGCGCGATGGACGAGTCGGCGTTTATAGATTTGAAGGTGGATTTGTCGGCGCCGGAGACGACGGAGGGCTGCGGCAGGGGCGGTTTTGCAAATATGAAAAGTTGTGGGGGTGCTAGCGGGATTACGATGAGTGATAGGGGGCAGAAGCGAGGGGGTGTGTCCCACAAAGTGTGGAAATGGATATTCAAGTATCCTCCTGCAAATAAGAAGGAAagaaaatga